The Rhodopirellula bahusiensis genome has a window encoding:
- a CDS encoding DUF1559 domain-containing protein, whose protein sequence is MTHQDEAGSTPINSQSTEPFAIPKLHRGFTLVELLVVIAIIGVLVGLLLPAVQAAREAARSMQCSNNLKQIGLATHNYASTYAGAFPNNGFSGPTYPNDFSPHAKILPFLEQSQLQDLIDFSIPMGHPAREDLPVELREAAQTRVPAFECPSDVNAVLHGLTMPSGDSIQIAGTSYSMNQGSGQDGVFHPGNGTPSDGMCWVNAKLKFRDILDGTSHTILFAETGIGSGLDVANVSPKMDLRSNRASVSSIATTVLDAAAQNQYPPVEAVTNSWDGSRNHYWLRGSVPDGAVMNGYLPPNSQIPDLSYRSAKITGPRSYHTGLVKILMADGSVQNVTDSVEQEVWHASWTRMGREVETISSN, encoded by the coding sequence ATGACTCACCAAGACGAAGCTGGCTCAACGCCAATCAACTCTCAATCGACGGAACCGTTCGCAATTCCAAAACTGCATCGCGGATTCACATTGGTCGAACTGTTGGTCGTCATCGCGATCATCGGCGTGTTGGTTGGCTTATTGTTGCCCGCCGTTCAAGCCGCACGTGAGGCCGCCCGGTCGATGCAGTGCAGCAACAACCTCAAGCAAATCGGACTGGCCACACACAACTACGCATCGACTTACGCCGGTGCGTTCCCCAACAATGGGTTCAGTGGTCCGACCTATCCAAACGACTTCTCGCCCCACGCGAAAATTTTGCCGTTCTTGGAGCAATCTCAACTGCAAGATCTGATCGACTTCAGCATCCCGATGGGACACCCCGCACGCGAAGATCTTCCTGTCGAATTGCGTGAAGCTGCTCAGACACGAGTACCAGCGTTCGAATGCCCCAGCGATGTCAATGCTGTTCTACACGGATTGACGATGCCATCGGGTGATTCCATTCAGATCGCGGGAACCAGCTACAGCATGAACCAGGGCAGCGGCCAAGATGGTGTTTTCCACCCTGGCAACGGCACTCCATCAGACGGTATGTGCTGGGTCAACGCCAAGCTGAAATTCCGTGACATCCTCGACGGAACTTCCCACACCATCCTGTTCGCTGAAACGGGCATTGGGTCCGGACTCGACGTGGCCAATGTCTCGCCCAAGATGGATCTTCGATCCAATCGCGCGTCGGTCAGCTCCATCGCCACGACAGTTTTGGATGCGGCAGCTCAGAATCAGTACCCGCCTGTTGAAGCGGTCACGAACAGTTGGGATGGAAGCCGCAACCACTACTGGCTTCGCGGGTCGGTGCCTGATGGAGCCGTCATGAACGGCTACTTGCCACCGAACAGCCAAATTCCCGATCTCAGTTATCGTTCGGCGAAAATCACCGGACCACGTAGCTATCATACCGGGCTCGTGAAAATTCTGATGGCTGATGGCAGCGTTCAAAACGTGACCGATTCGGTCGAACAAGAAGTCTGGCACGCTAGCTGGACTCGAATGGGACGCGAGGTCGAGACCATTTCGTCCAACTAA
- a CDS encoding enterochelin esterase domain-containing protein: MRSLSADDSPMLHVGAVHRGVLDSRENGDDTAKTTSLLRLDAKRGDFVRGSIRGKGIQLWLVDQHGERIRRLTNGDGAMATFLFVVDEPSRAALMVSGPENQNYELRIDSVIPAAEQFQSFDRIESPILSALQRKLHNGGNTTEFWQAVARDGSPLVEDNNADESLREDQALVTFLWRGAEHNVRIFGAPSGDHDEMQRLGDSDIWYRSYPVSRKARINYRLAPDVPVFDGSYRDRRRAILATAQRDPFNPLFEPAKPVDQFDGSSVVELPDAPVVPWLDSSSESLAGSMTTLELKSKILANTRDVHLYRPAGYDPAASGNALLVVFDGDQYIDEVNLPTILDNLIAAKRIPSTAAVLISNPSPKSRAVELPCNDDFVRFLTEELMPFVHEHSMDATRENTVLVGASYGGLASSYAGLKASEVFGNVLSQSGSYWWSPGGEFGSVESGEPNWLIREFVRADRKPVRFALQAGTFETASEILSGNRHFRDCLRAKGYDVHYSEFVGGHGYFHWRYAIADGLIELLGN, translated from the coding sequence ATGCGGTCGTTGTCTGCTGATGATTCACCGATGTTGCATGTTGGGGCTGTTCACCGCGGAGTGTTGGATTCACGCGAGAACGGTGATGACACCGCGAAGACCACGTCGTTGCTTAGGTTAGATGCGAAACGCGGTGACTTCGTCCGTGGTTCGATTCGAGGGAAAGGCATTCAGCTTTGGTTGGTCGATCAGCATGGTGAACGCATTCGACGTCTGACCAATGGCGACGGTGCGATGGCGACCTTCCTGTTTGTGGTCGACGAGCCATCGCGAGCTGCGTTGATGGTGTCCGGTCCCGAAAATCAGAATTATGAGTTGCGGATTGATTCGGTCATCCCCGCGGCGGAACAGTTCCAAAGTTTCGATCGAATTGAGAGCCCTATCCTGTCGGCTTTGCAGCGGAAGCTTCACAACGGTGGCAACACAACGGAGTTCTGGCAGGCCGTTGCTCGTGATGGTTCGCCGCTGGTAGAAGACAACAACGCCGATGAATCGCTTCGCGAAGATCAAGCTTTGGTCACGTTTTTGTGGCGGGGCGCCGAGCACAACGTTCGCATCTTTGGTGCCCCATCGGGCGATCACGATGAGATGCAACGTCTTGGTGACAGCGATATTTGGTATCGCAGTTATCCGGTGTCTCGAAAAGCTCGCATCAACTATCGCTTGGCGCCGGACGTGCCTGTGTTCGATGGAAGTTATCGAGACCGTCGGCGTGCGATTCTTGCGACGGCTCAGCGAGACCCATTCAATCCGTTGTTCGAACCGGCCAAGCCGGTCGATCAGTTCGATGGCAGTTCCGTGGTTGAGTTGCCGGATGCGCCGGTTGTTCCTTGGCTCGATTCGTCTTCAGAGTCACTCGCTGGCTCGATGACGACGCTGGAACTCAAAAGCAAAATTCTGGCGAACACACGCGATGTTCATTTGTATCGTCCTGCCGGATACGATCCCGCTGCTTCCGGCAACGCGTTGTTGGTCGTCTTTGATGGAGATCAGTACATCGACGAGGTGAACCTGCCGACGATATTGGATAATTTGATCGCCGCGAAACGGATTCCGTCCACTGCCGCCGTTTTGATCAGCAACCCAAGTCCGAAGTCTCGGGCCGTGGAACTTCCTTGCAACGACGACTTCGTTCGTTTCTTGACCGAAGAGCTGATGCCGTTCGTTCATGAGCATTCGATGGACGCAACTCGAGAGAACACCGTGTTGGTTGGTGCCAGCTATGGTGGATTGGCCTCGTCATACGCAGGGCTGAAGGCTTCCGAGGTGTTCGGCAATGTGCTGAGCCAATCGGGATCGTACTGGTGGTCGCCGGGAGGTGAGTTTGGTTCGGTCGAATCAGGCGAACCCAATTGGCTGATTCGTGAATTTGTTCGTGCGGATCGAAAGCCTGTTCGGTTTGCATTGCAGGCGGGGACTTTCGAAACGGCCAGCGAGATCTTGTCCGGCAACCGACATTTTCGAGACTGTTTGCGAGCGAAGGGTTATGACGTTCACTACAGCGAATTCGTTGGCGGCCACGGCTACTTTCATTGGCGTTACGCGATTGCCGATGGTTTGATCGAATTGCTTGGAAACTAG
- a CDS encoding DUF1559 family PulG-like putative transporter, whose amino-acid sequence MPRSPLDSSSTPPEPVSTETKQAGSARPAARHKGFTLVELLVVIAIIGVLVGLLLPAVQAAREAARSMQCSNNLKQLGLGLHNYASTYNGAFPNNGYSWPAGYPSDYSPFAKILPFLEQAQLQDLIDFDIYMGHPALADLPEGLHEAAGTRVPTYECPSDVNADVHMLTMPSGATIPIAGTSYAMNQGSGLDGVFHPSIGEPDGLCWTNAKVKFRDILDGTSHTIVFAETLIGGGLNSDTPTPTMDPQFFRAGVSEASTAVANLADSGDIADVQSYITSWNGDRNHYWLRGTVPNGPIINGRLSPNSNIPDLVRGSSKITAARSNHTGLVKVALADGSVQAVTDSIDLQIWHASWTRMGREVETISQNR is encoded by the coding sequence ATGCCCCGTTCGCCTCTCGATTCTTCGTCGACGCCCCCTGAACCGGTCTCAACCGAGACGAAGCAAGCTGGCTCTGCTCGCCCCGCCGCGCGTCACAAAGGTTTCACTTTGGTGGAGTTGTTGGTGGTCATCGCGATCATCGGCGTCCTGGTTGGCTTGCTCTTGCCAGCGGTCCAAGCCGCTCGCGAAGCCGCCCGCTCGATGCAGTGCAGCAACAACCTCAAACAACTTGGGCTTGGGCTTCACAACTACGCATCGACCTACAACGGTGCCTTCCCCAACAACGGCTACAGTTGGCCAGCCGGATACCCGAGTGACTACTCGCCGTTTGCCAAGATCTTGCCATTCCTTGAGCAAGCTCAACTGCAAGATCTGATTGATTTCGACATCTACATGGGTCATCCCGCGCTTGCGGATTTGCCCGAAGGCTTGCATGAAGCCGCTGGCACTCGAGTCCCAACCTATGAATGCCCAAGCGATGTCAACGCAGACGTGCACATGTTGACGATGCCATCGGGAGCCACCATTCCGATCGCTGGCACCAGCTACGCAATGAACCAAGGCAGTGGACTGGACGGTGTTTTTCACCCCAGCATCGGCGAACCCGACGGACTGTGTTGGACCAACGCGAAGGTCAAGTTCCGCGACATTCTCGACGGCACCAGCCACACCATCGTGTTTGCAGAAACACTGATCGGTGGCGGGCTGAACTCGGACACACCGACGCCCACGATGGATCCACAGTTCTTTCGTGCGGGAGTCTCTGAAGCGAGCACCGCGGTCGCCAACCTCGCAGACTCAGGTGACATCGCCGACGTTCAGTCGTACATCACCAGTTGGAACGGCGACCGCAATCATTATTGGTTGAGAGGCACCGTTCCCAACGGCCCAATCATCAACGGCCGCTTGTCACCCAATAGCAACATTCCCGACTTGGTTCGCGGCTCGTCCAAGATCACCGCCGCTCGCAGCAATCACACAGGATTGGTCAAAGTCGCTTTAGCCGATGGCAGTGTGCAAGCCGTGACCGACTCAATCGATTTGCAGATCTGGCACGCGAGCTGGACGCGAATGGGTCGCGAAGTGGAAACGATTTCACAGAATCGTTGA
- a CDS encoding ABC transporter permease codes for MKVIRLALAFLRERTTRTALTTVAIAAAVCMVIWVSSSYEALHKTYDEFSNLALGRYELAIAPISGDEHDFVTPDALQPLREDPAVAAVDPMWAKHIAIENSNLPPAVQSTSPGPGDGPRGLLPSLMFMATDAPEAPFDLSEGNWIVSDATSPQVVLRADVAERRQLHLGDWLTVERPRPGADGQDTLALKIVGLLDAPPTPKLGVGSIPMLTPSFGEAFINVELAEDILGEPFQISLLGVSVQDQADITKFRFGWATRLNRYETPLQFQEAYEIEEALDQASEAENVKLQSYAATGVAMLVAMLVTFCSLSMGVTERTRQYAVLRAIAFTKWQILSLIVVEGLVLGVLGLVAGIVVGWGLLQIVEGLFGELLHHGILLGSRNLGLAVLASLGGAFLASLLPAYRSTRVKPLDAVAPLHQTPISQRPGWLRLLVGITLIAINPLLTFVFPPSESSVGLAMGIGFLCSSIGFFVIAPSIVAWVDRHVGPTFARWFRIDPKLLASQITSHLWRTVGAAIAMAFGLGLFVGIQVWGFTMLESFIPGKWTPDAVVMLNPGLVPEEARKLANHPDVDPQRCLPMVVEQPRLVEDLTGSAERPSVIRQDNVVMIGLDPEPALIGEHPLLQLEWVAGNPRHAVKQMQEGGACIVPDHFIKETGLQLGDSISVSPPRNADNQVSYVIAGVVQLPGWHWQTKFTGLRTRTHRAAALVIADYDSVASDFDLPTASHVWFSYASDDADVDSIQAFASNLVEQSLADEPADSETPSSDATEDELAKVVPVQGIRHRLDVTARRWIWVISYIPLVSLLISCLGVLNVMLASVRSRRWEFGVLRSIGFTSSDLTRAILVEGLLIAFVAGVLSLGFGILSGWCGSGMAQYMSFFGGLHPPLVIPWLPIMGGFLLVLLLGVGIAAWPAISIGRSRPMDLLQSGNEFS; via the coding sequence TTGAAAGTCATTCGGCTCGCCTTGGCGTTTCTTCGCGAACGCACCACTCGCACAGCCCTGACCACGGTCGCCATCGCCGCGGCCGTTTGCATGGTGATCTGGGTTTCCAGCAGCTACGAAGCGCTGCACAAAACGTATGACGAGTTCAGCAACCTGGCCCTGGGCCGCTACGAACTGGCCATCGCTCCCATCAGCGGAGACGAACACGATTTCGTGACGCCTGACGCCTTGCAACCGCTACGCGAAGACCCCGCCGTCGCAGCAGTCGATCCGATGTGGGCCAAACACATCGCCATTGAAAATTCAAACCTGCCGCCCGCGGTTCAATCGACCTCCCCGGGTCCCGGAGACGGGCCACGCGGATTGCTGCCCAGCCTGATGTTCATGGCCACGGATGCGCCAGAAGCTCCCTTCGATCTGTCGGAAGGAAATTGGATCGTTTCTGACGCCACCTCACCACAAGTCGTCTTGCGAGCAGACGTGGCGGAACGTCGTCAGTTGCATCTCGGCGACTGGCTGACGGTCGAACGACCACGTCCCGGAGCCGACGGGCAAGACACGTTGGCGCTCAAGATCGTCGGCCTGCTCGATGCACCTCCCACTCCCAAGTTAGGCGTGGGATCGATCCCCATGCTGACGCCAAGCTTTGGGGAAGCGTTCATCAACGTCGAATTGGCGGAAGACATTCTCGGCGAGCCGTTTCAAATCAGCTTGCTCGGTGTCTCCGTCCAAGACCAAGCCGACATCACGAAGTTTCGATTTGGATGGGCGACGCGATTGAACCGCTATGAAACGCCCCTTCAGTTTCAAGAAGCCTACGAAATCGAAGAAGCACTCGACCAAGCGTCCGAGGCCGAGAACGTCAAACTGCAATCCTACGCCGCCACCGGCGTGGCCATGTTGGTTGCGATGCTGGTGACGTTTTGCTCGCTCAGCATGGGTGTGACCGAACGAACCCGACAATACGCCGTCCTGCGAGCGATCGCTTTCACCAAATGGCAAATCCTTTCCCTGATCGTGGTCGAAGGGTTGGTGCTCGGTGTGTTGGGATTGGTCGCTGGCATCGTTGTCGGGTGGGGACTACTGCAAATCGTGGAAGGTTTGTTTGGCGAATTGCTGCACCATGGCATCCTACTGGGCAGCCGAAACCTGGGCCTCGCGGTGCTCGCGTCCTTGGGCGGGGCCTTCCTCGCGTCGCTGCTGCCGGCCTATCGAAGCACTCGCGTCAAACCGCTCGATGCCGTCGCACCGCTTCATCAAACTCCGATCTCGCAACGTCCCGGTTGGCTGCGATTGCTGGTGGGAATCACGCTGATTGCAATCAATCCTCTGCTGACATTTGTCTTCCCGCCCAGCGAAAGCAGTGTGGGTCTGGCGATGGGAATTGGGTTCCTCTGTTCCAGCATTGGCTTCTTCGTGATCGCTCCCTCGATCGTTGCTTGGGTCGATCGTCACGTCGGCCCGACCTTTGCCCGATGGTTTCGGATCGATCCCAAGCTGCTGGCCAGCCAGATCACCAGCCACCTGTGGCGAACCGTCGGCGCCGCGATCGCGATGGCATTTGGGCTGGGGCTGTTTGTCGGGATCCAGGTTTGGGGATTCACCATGTTGGAATCCTTCATCCCAGGAAAATGGACGCCCGACGCCGTCGTGATGTTGAATCCCGGACTGGTTCCGGAGGAAGCACGAAAGCTTGCCAACCATCCCGATGTGGATCCCCAGCGTTGCCTGCCGATGGTGGTGGAACAGCCTCGGTTGGTCGAAGATCTCACCGGGAGCGCCGAACGTCCGTCCGTCATTCGCCAGGACAACGTGGTGATGATTGGACTGGATCCCGAACCAGCCCTGATTGGAGAGCATCCGCTGCTGCAACTGGAATGGGTCGCGGGCAACCCTCGCCACGCTGTGAAGCAAATGCAAGAAGGCGGTGCCTGCATTGTCCCCGATCATTTCATCAAAGAAACAGGACTCCAACTAGGCGATTCGATCTCCGTCTCTCCGCCGCGAAACGCTGACAATCAGGTCAGCTATGTGATCGCCGGCGTCGTCCAACTTCCTGGATGGCATTGGCAGACGAAGTTCACCGGCCTGCGAACTCGAACGCACCGCGCCGCCGCTCTGGTCATCGCGGATTACGATTCCGTCGCATCGGACTTTGACTTGCCGACTGCTTCCCACGTGTGGTTCTCGTACGCGAGCGACGATGCCGACGTCGATAGCATCCAAGCCTTCGCCAGCAATCTGGTCGAACAATCCCTCGCCGATGAACCGGCCGATTCGGAAACGCCATCAAGCGATGCCACCGAGGACGAACTTGCCAAAGTCGTTCCCGTGCAGGGAATTCGCCATCGCCTGGACGTCACCGCGCGTCGATGGATTTGGGTCATCAGCTACATCCCATTGGTTTCGCTGCTGATTTCCTGCCTGGGCGTGCTGAACGTGATGCTGGCGTCCGTTCGATCTCGGCGTTGGGAATTTGGCGTGTTGCGATCAATCGGCTTCACCAGCTCGGACCTCACCCGCGCGATCTTGGTCGAAGGGTTGCTGATCGCATTTGTGGCCGGCGTGCTCAGCCTTGGCTTTGGCATCTTGAGCGGATGGTGCGGCAGCGGGATGGCTCAATACATGAGCTTCTTTGGCGGACTGCACCCACCGCTCGTGATCCCGTGGCTGCCGATCATGGGTGGCTTTCTGTTGGTGCTGCTACTCGGCGTTGGCATTGCCGCTTGGCCCGCCATCTCGATCGGCAGATCGCGACCGATGGACCTGCTTCAATCCGGAAACGAATTCAGTTGA
- a CDS encoding ABC transporter ATP-binding protein, with amino-acid sequence MTDSMPPITPPMSVPERSQPTTATVQSISKTYRQGIRQVDALRDVSLDVEAGSFVAVMGASGSGKSTLLHLMSGLTRPTSGSVLIEGQNIADLSDYELTCFRRRRIGLVFQAFNLVPSLSARDNILFPLYAAGESLTDESELTELAQQLGIEDRLHHRPDALSGGEQQRVAIARSLITNPAIVFADEPTGSLDSVTGDSICKLLRNLCDQQQRTIVMVTHEPSVAVWADSVVVLKDGRIVSQFLTKECTDAQSLAARYQQIVSTGAPEMAHSP; translated from the coding sequence GTGACCGACTCGATGCCACCAATCACGCCACCCATGTCTGTGCCCGAACGTTCTCAACCAACAACCGCAACGGTTCAGTCCATTTCCAAAACTTATCGGCAAGGCATTCGCCAGGTCGATGCGTTGCGTGATGTCAGCCTCGACGTCGAAGCAGGATCTTTTGTCGCGGTTATGGGAGCCAGTGGGTCAGGCAAAAGCACGTTGCTGCACTTGATGAGCGGATTGACTCGTCCGACATCGGGGTCCGTTCTGATTGAAGGTCAGAACATCGCTGATCTGTCGGACTATGAACTCACCTGCTTTCGACGCAGGCGCATCGGCTTGGTGTTTCAGGCGTTCAACTTGGTGCCGTCTCTATCAGCACGAGACAACATTCTGTTCCCGCTCTATGCCGCGGGAGAAAGCTTGACCGACGAATCCGAGCTAACCGAACTTGCTCAGCAATTGGGTATCGAAGATCGCTTGCACCATCGCCCCGACGCACTCAGTGGTGGTGAGCAGCAACGCGTTGCGATCGCACGTTCACTGATCACCAATCCGGCCATCGTCTTCGCTGACGAACCCACCGGGAGTCTGGATTCCGTAACGGGTGATTCGATCTGCAAACTGCTGCGAAATCTGTGCGATCAACAACAACGGACCATCGTGATGGTCACTCACGAACCCAGTGTGGCGGTTTGGGCGGACAGCGTCGTCGTTCTCAAGGACGGCCGAATCGTCAGCCAATTCCTCACGAAAGAGTGCACAGATGCTCAGTCGCTAGCAGCTCGGTACCAACAAATCGTCTCGACTGGTGCCCCTGAAATGGCCCATTCGCCCTGA